A window of Variovorax paradoxus genomic DNA:
GGCCCTGAAGAATCGACAACATCGCGGTGCGGATACGGCCCAATTGGTTCTCCGCCACCTGGCGGGACCCGAAACCGGGTACGTTCAGCAGACGAAGAATGCGGCGGAAAAGCATGGGACGAAAAGCGTATTGCCGGGAGCCAGAACGGTCGCTACCTTAAGCCTCAGTTCACGGTTGCACAAGATCCGGAACAATGTTTCTTGTCTGCAAACAACACGCTTTACCTACGACTTCAAGCTGTCATTAAATTTTGTTTTCTTAAGTAGTACATCTGGTTGTGATAAATCTGCGAATCCGTCTTTCTGTTACTCGCGTATACAACTCCGTCAACAGAGAAGTTGTGCAGATCGTTCCTTTGTCCAGGCGCATGTCAAGGAAACTGCTTGCAGAGGAGCATGAGGAGCGCTGACCATCATTAACCAGAGATCGCAAGCGAGAACCACAACAATATGGGTGTCAATTCCACAGTCGTATTCGCGGACTTGACGGGGAGTACCAGGGTCTTCGAGGCCATGGGCAATGCAAGAGCCACCGAAACCGTGACGCGACTTACTCAATGGATCGGCGGTGTCTGCCAGGCACACGGCGGCCGGGTCGTGAAGTCGCTGGGCGACGGCGTGTTCGCCATCTTCTCCAGCGGCGCGGCTGCCACGCACGCGGTCATCGAACTGCAGCGCTATCACCAGAAGCGCCTGCTGGTCTGGCCCGCGCCGCTGCGCATGGCGCTGCAGATCGGCGTGGCCAGCGGCGACGTGGTCGAGGTCGAGGGCGATTGCTACGGCGATGCCGTCAACCTGGCGTCGCGGCTCAGCGACCTGGCGGGTCCCGGCCAGATCTGGGTGACCGACGCCGTGATCTCGCAGCTCGGCGAAGGCGGAGTGCAGCACCGCGATCTCGGGCTCATCAACATCCGCGGGCGCAGCGAGATGTCGGTGGTGCACCGCATCGACTGGCAAGAGGAAGTGACTTCGTTCCTGACCGTGCCCGCCGCGCTCGCGCCGATGCGCATGCCCGATTCGTCTTTCGGCCAGATCGAGCTGGCCTGGCTCGACGTGCGCTCCATGTTCAGCCTCGAGCAGCTGCCGATCCATCTCGGCCGGGTCGACGACGCGCAGTTCGTGGTGAACGATCCGCGCGTATCGCGGCTGCATGCGCGCATCGAGGTGCGGCAGGGCAGTTGCGTGCTGATCGACGTCAGCACCTACGGCACCTGGGTTCGCTTTCACGGCAACGGCGGCCCCAGCACCGAGATCGCGCTGCGGCGCGAGGAATGCGTGCTGCACGGCAGCGGGGAAATCGGCCTGGGCGCGCCGCTGAGCGATTTCAGCGCCCCGACCATTTCCTTCAACACGACCGGTGGCGACGTGATGTTGTCGCGCCGGGAAATCGCGCGTCGGTGACGTTTGGCAACCATCTGCCCGCGCGGTGGGTACACCGCGCGCGTGCAAGATGCGTTGCGTATGGACCCGGGCGCTGTCCGCCCCCGGTCCCTCCTGGCTCTGGAGCCGCCATGAACATCAAAAATCACTCTTCCGTTTTCAAATGGGCCGCCGTCGGCGCCATCGCAGCCACCGCCCTGCTCACCATGGGTTCCGCCAGCGCACGCACCAGCTGGTCGGTGCAGATCGGAACGCCGGGCTATGTCGAAACTTACCCGGCGGCGCCTGCCTACTACCCGCCGGCGCCGGTCTATTCGTATCCGGCCCCCATCTACTACGCCCCTCCGCCGCCGGTCTATTACCGGCCGCCGCCGCCCGTGTACTACCGTCCGGCACCGGTCTATGTGCCGCCGCCGGGCCGCGTCTACTACGGCCCCGGCTATCCGTACCGTCCGCCGAACGGCGACTACTACGAAGACCGCGACTGAAGCCTTCCTGAACCCGTGGCATGCCTTCTGGCATGCCATTTTTGTTTCTGGGAGTGACGAAAAAGTCACAATAAGTCACACTTATTGAGCCGGCCCGCGCATTCCCGCGTGGCCCCACATCTGATTTCCACAAGGCATGCCGCTTGCCTTGAGCGCTCCAACGGCACACGAAATGCCGAAGGAGCGAGGAACCATGGTGGAACAGATCGAGGCGACTCTCATCGAGGCGCCAGCGCCCGAGGAGGCGGCAGCAGCAACAACCGAAGAGCGGGCCGCCGACGCGGGCCCTCCCCTGAAAACGCTGGCCGCGTTTTCCATCTCTGCGGCACTGGCCGCATGCGGCGGTGGAGGGGGAGGCGGCGGAGGCGGCCTTCCGTTCGCGGGTTTCGGCGGCGCGGCGCCCGGCGCGGCCCCCGATGTCGCCGCCGACACCGGCCCCTACCACTATCCCCAGGCCAAGACCGACGACGAAGCCGCGCGCTTCCTGCTGCAGGCGCAGTTCTCGGCCTCCGACGCAGAAATCGCCGACGTGCGCGCCAAGGGTTACCTGCCCTGGCTCAGCGAACGCTTCAGCGCGGCGCGCGCGCCCACGGCCTGGGACTGGACCAACGGCAAGGCCTACAACACCGTCGACATCGACGCGGTGATCTGGCGCGATCTCATGGTCTCGCCGGACCCGGTGCGCAAGCGCATGGCGTTGGCGCTCAGCGAAATCTTCGTGGTCTCGGCCACCGAGATCGGCTCCAGCTGGCCCACCCACATGATGGCCCAGTACTGGGACATGCTGGTGGCCGGCGTCACCGGCAACTTCCGCCAGCTGCTGGAAGACGTGACGCTCAACCCGGCGATGGGCTTCTACCTGAACACGCGCGACAACCGCAAGGAAGACGCCTCCGGCCGCCAGCCCGACGAGAACTACGCGCGCGAAGTCATGCAGCTCATGACCATCGGCCTGTACCAGCTCAACCCCGACGGCACGCTCAAGACCGGCGCCGACGGCCAGCCGGTAGAGACCTACGTGCAGGACGACGTGTCGAACCTCGCGCGCGTCTTCACCGGCTACGACCTCGACATCAAGGCGGCGGAGCGCAACAGCTTTACCCCGCCCGGCGCTGGCTACACCATCGAGACCAACGCCTGGACCACGCGTCCGATGGCGTTCACGGCCGCGAAGCACTCGATGCTGGAGGCGCGCTTCCTGGGCACCACGGTGCCCGCCAACACCGCCGGACCGGCGGCGCTGAAGATCGCGCTCGACGCGCTCTTCAACCACCCGAACGTCGCTCCCTTCATCGGCAGGCAACTGATCCAGCGGCTGGTGACGAGCAACCCCAGCCCGGCCTACGTCAAGCGCGTGGCCGACACCTTCGCGAACAACGGCGCGGGCGTGCGAGGCGACATGAGGAGCGTGTTCGCCGCCGTGCTGCTGGACGACGAGGCGCGCGCGCCCACGGGCCTGAGCGACCCCAACTTCGGCCGCCTGCGCGAACCGATGCTGCGGCTCGTGCAATGGGGCCGCACCTTCGGCATCAGTTCCACGAAGGACACCTGGAAGATCGGCTCCACCTCAGACCCGGGCTCGGCCCTGGGCCAGAGCCCGTTGCGTTCGCCCTCGGTGTTCAACTTCTTCCGGCCGGGCTACGTGCCTCCGGCCACGGCCATCGCGAGCAACAAGATGGTCGCGCCCGAGTTCCAGCTGGTCAACGAGACCAGCGTTGGCGGCTACCTCAACTTCATGCAGACCGTGCTGCCCAACGGCTTCGACACCAAGGACGTGACGGCCAGCTACGCGGCCGAAAAGACGCTGACCGCCAACCCCGCCGCACTGGTCGGTCGGCTGAACCTGCTGCTCGCCGGCAACCAGCTGTCGGCCGCCACGGTCGCGCTCATCACCGATGCGCTGTCGAAGGCGCCGCTCGTGAACCCCGGCACCGACGCCGCGCGGCTCAACCTCATCTGCGCCGGCATCCTGCTCGTGATGGGCGCGCCCGAATACCTGGTCCAGAAATAAAGCACACGGGAGCGATCCGAATATGTACCTGATCAATCCAGCCGCGCACACGCGCCGCGCCTTCCTGCGCCGCGCGGGGCACCTCGCGATGGCCGGCACCGCGATGCCGTTCGCCCTCAACCTCGCCGCGATGGGCGAGGCCGCCGCCCAGGGCGCGCCGAGCGACGACTACAAGGCGCTGGTCTGCGTCTTCCTCTACGGCGGCAACGACTACGCCAACACACTGGTCGCCTACGACGACGCCAGCTACGGCAAGTACAGCACCATCCGCGGTGCCATCGCGCTACCGTCCCAGGCACTGGCGGACACCGAACTCCAGCCGACGATCGCGCTGCCGGGCGGGCGCAAGTACGCGCTCAACCCGAACATGAAAGGCCTGCGCACGCTGTTTGACAAGGGCCAGATGGCGGTGCAGCTCAACGTCGGCCCGCTGATCAAGCCGCTCACGCGCGCGCAGTTCAACGGTTCCAACCGCAAGGACTTTCCCATCCCGCCCAAGCTGTTCTCGCACAACGACCAGCAGTCGGTGTGGCAGTCGTCCTCGCCCGAAGGTTCGACCATCGGATGGGGCGGCAACATCGGCGACCTGGCGCTCTCGCAGAACGCGACGGGATCGCTGTTCACCTGCATCTCCGTGTCGGGCAACACCGTGTTCCTGTCGGGCGACGAGGCGCTGCAATACCAGGTCAGCACCGGCGGTGCGGTACGCATCAACAGCGTGAGCACCGCCAGCGGCAACGTCTACGGGTCTTCGGCGGTCAAGGCGGCCATGCAGCAGATCGCGCAGCAGGCGCGCGGCCATACGCTGGAGAACGAATACAACAAGGTCACGAAGCGCGCCACGGAAGCCGAGGGCCGGATCACCGGCGCCATCCTGGCGGACGACCTGACCGGCTTTCCTTCCGGCAGCACCAACTACCTG
This region includes:
- a CDS encoding DUF1501 domain-containing protein; the encoded protein is MYLINPAAHTRRAFLRRAGHLAMAGTAMPFALNLAAMGEAAAQGAPSDDYKALVCVFLYGGNDYANTLVAYDDASYGKYSTIRGAIALPSQALADTELQPTIALPGGRKYALNPNMKGLRTLFDKGQMAVQLNVGPLIKPLTRAQFNGSNRKDFPIPPKLFSHNDQQSVWQSSSPEGSTIGWGGNIGDLALSQNATGSLFTCISVSGNTVFLSGDEALQYQVSTGGAVRINSVSTASGNVYGSSAVKAAMQQIAQQARGHTLENEYNKVTKRATEAEGRITGAILADDLTGFPSGSTNYLAAQLKMVARLIRGRTALGVKRQVFFVSMGGFDLHDDIDTKQGPLMARLSEAMSAFQDYINTNDLGSKVTAFTASDFGRTLSSNGNGSDHGWGSHHFVVGGAVKGQALYGTPPPISVGNTSADEDQWHVGQGRLLPTTSVDQYAATLARWFGVPDAELNGILPNLKNFGLTAPSGIAYPRDIGFMG
- a CDS encoding adenylate/guanylate cyclase domain-containing protein; translated protein: MGVNSTVVFADLTGSTRVFEAMGNARATETVTRLTQWIGGVCQAHGGRVVKSLGDGVFAIFSSGAAATHAVIELQRYHQKRLLVWPAPLRMALQIGVASGDVVEVEGDCYGDAVNLASRLSDLAGPGQIWVTDAVISQLGEGGVQHRDLGLINIRGRSEMSVVHRIDWQEEVTSFLTVPAALAPMRMPDSSFGQIELAWLDVRSMFSLEQLPIHLGRVDDAQFVVNDPRVSRLHARIEVRQGSCVLIDVSTYGTWVRFHGNGGPSTEIALRREECVLHGSGEIGLGAPLSDFSAPTISFNTTGGDVMLSRREIARR
- a CDS encoding DUF1800 domain-containing protein translates to MVEQIEATLIEAPAPEEAAAATTEERAADAGPPLKTLAAFSISAALAACGGGGGGGGGGLPFAGFGGAAPGAAPDVAADTGPYHYPQAKTDDEAARFLLQAQFSASDAEIADVRAKGYLPWLSERFSAARAPTAWDWTNGKAYNTVDIDAVIWRDLMVSPDPVRKRMALALSEIFVVSATEIGSSWPTHMMAQYWDMLVAGVTGNFRQLLEDVTLNPAMGFYLNTRDNRKEDASGRQPDENYAREVMQLMTIGLYQLNPDGTLKTGADGQPVETYVQDDVSNLARVFTGYDLDIKAAERNSFTPPGAGYTIETNAWTTRPMAFTAAKHSMLEARFLGTTVPANTAGPAALKIALDALFNHPNVAPFIGRQLIQRLVTSNPSPAYVKRVADTFANNGAGVRGDMRSVFAAVLLDDEARAPTGLSDPNFGRLREPMLRLVQWGRTFGISSTKDTWKIGSTSDPGSALGQSPLRSPSVFNFFRPGYVPPATAIASNKMVAPEFQLVNETSVGGYLNFMQTVLPNGFDTKDVTASYAAEKTLTANPAALVGRLNLLLAGNQLSAATVALITDALSKAPLVNPGTDAARLNLICAGILLVMGAPEYLVQK